One Desulforegula conservatrix Mb1Pa DNA window includes the following coding sequences:
- a CDS encoding transposase, whose amino-acid sequence MAKNMIQFQKGKSIHEFLSEYGTEDKCQDSLFRLRWPHGFSCPNCGGSKFCELKSRDLYQCHKCHHQASVKA is encoded by the coding sequence ATGGCAAAAAATATGATCCAATTTCAAAAAGGAAAGAGTATTCACGAATTCCTGTCCGAATATGGGACCGAAGATAAGTGCCAAGACTCATTATTCAGACTTAGATGGCCGCATGGTTTTAGTTGTCCGAATTGCGGCGGTTCGAAATTTTGCGAGCTCAAATCAAGAGATCTGTACCAATGCCACAAGTGTCACCATCAGGCGTCGGTAAAGGCC